A region from the Cydia amplana chromosome 7, ilCydAmpl1.1, whole genome shotgun sequence genome encodes:
- the LOC134649747 gene encoding uncharacterized protein LOC134649747, whose protein sequence is MSETVHKGDGEAVGRDIAPLAQEGAGPALHEPRPTPSRVASGASSRSSATIVARQLQARAQHARRVAEIEKQAAERERKVADLELEASLAAIEAGPSRRGSHGTRSRASVQEWLNNTIPNTTEQHLLSANPPFRSDDIAAQREPLGPREPHGASAAAYENSPEQNRPEDGGVTRLVNSLDKLINKVNQTKTELPTFDGKSYLDWLALKRVYENKANSFSPTENLARLSRALRGTAREAVAGLLAAARDPAAVVAALDARFGRPELVVMHEVTAVRALPKVSYDGKDLVIFASRIRNCVEVIRMLNKPDHLRSPELFQALWSKLPALLRPRWLDYAHSRNGSASKIEMFADFLSHEVDLQCRFGGAVDYTPALTSRPIGGRDRVNIIAENNHSSDSISTSLNSNDSSNNCSLCKQNHDLFDCDKFVKLSINDRWQFIKKNKICHRCLKKGFHKNKTSCMKKVCSVEGCELRHHKLLHGSKFERVVTAHVDAEDNDGAADDDSDDDDEQVPSTSGVIAPAAPSLPEASVAAPLPDDSEHDILTHATSSSPELPSVRPLLKVVAVTVSGPSGSVDTFALLDDGSSGTYIDSKISSRIGVKTCDRLIHVDCVLGLSKDVKVQYVNFNIQGRHSTEVHSITKARSINGLDAARQCAHQDSVRKYLYLADIAGQFCYGDIKPMLIIGLDNWHLSFATDVRKGTKTQPAAILTALGWVLFGCGCSKTKRVDVVNHITVSKPDSDSDRFTLEQLIREQFKIDSIGISKKEARNADDERAIQVLESTAHRLPVGRFEVGLLWKADNLDIPDSYKLALSRFLSLEKKMSKDPRYAERYRRNIHDMLTKEYAEQCSSSPASGRPVWYLPHFGVINPNKPNKLRTVHDAAAKSYGVSLNSLLLTGPDLLQPLLGILMRFREGAVALNADIREMFPQIKIIEKDRDAQRFLWRDTPGDLIKTYRMSSMIFGAASSPFTAIHIKNKNALEWQETYPDAARVIIDDHYMDDCITSLDDVGKAAKLAADIYTVHAHAGFEMRGWTSNNPSALSLLPKESLLEVPHSTNVDVELGRLATPVRTLGLIWQPANDLIGFNTGIRNDTVLPEKLTKREVLVHVMRIYDPLGILAPIVVRGRIMFQDAWRKGLNWDQELSQRDSAAWKLWFQDLISTSSLQIPRRYNLSGLEVVECELHVFSDASESAFAAVAYWRFLYVNGDVRLSLICSKVRVSPIRPVSIPRLELQGALMAARLATSICEAHRLKPMRRVFWCDSMTALGWLRSDARTLKPFVSHRVGEILELTNISEWHWIPSDLNVADDATRAKRFVLSPESRWISGPTFLLSSDWPAEPQIDVSGLGREEYKNIIHLITETDLPAPISADPSRFSSWLRMVRATAKAHQFISLLRMRSMSRRGVNCNLPRLEGLLCTFHPTCTSSPGTSNPPNIPPRITATDLRLAECHILRQSQLDSFKEDILRIKNRDPLPRSSRLFKLSPFIDDKDQLRMCSRIVAATGVHDEVKRPLILDGKHPAVRLLIARYHQKAGHANKEKVLNELHQRFWILGLRNAVRVVAHDCQFCKLHRARTFQPPTGDLPESRLAHHQRPFSFVGLDYFGPILVSVGRRREKRYVALFTCLVIRAVHLEVVHSLSTDAAIMCLRRFISRRGTPQEIWSDHGTAFVGANRELRALYGDSVEDFAANESINWRFIPPAAPFMGGAWERLVRSVKEALKVTLREQAPSDEVLRTLLAEAEALVNTRPLTHVSLDADADEALTPAHFTLTSPSGRPFPATLTDADLLSRNQWRRAVRLADHFWQRWVKEYLPCLSPRVGGGSPPNVAVGDVVIICDCNLPRGSWPKGRVTAVYPGRDGIVRVADVATAAGILRRPLKKLAKVLVST, encoded by the coding sequence ATGAGTGAGACGGTTCATAAGGGAGACGGTGAGGCCGTCGGGAGGGACATTGCTCCGCTCGCGCAGGAAGGCGCGGGCCCTGCCCTTCACGAACCGAGGCCGACACCTTCCCGCGTGGCGAGCGGCGCCTCGTCGCGCTCCTCTGCCACCATTGTCGCGCGCCAGCTGCAGGCGAGGGCGCAACATGCGCGCCGTGTGGCTGAAATAGAAAAGCAGGCCGCTGAGCGCGAACGTAAAGTTGCTGATCTCGAACTGGAAGCCAGTCTCGCCGCCATAGAGGCGGGCCCAAGCCGACGTGGAAGCCATGGCACGCGCAGTCGTGCAAGCGTACAGGAATGGTTAAATAATACGATTCCTAATACCACTGAGCAACATTTATTAAGTGCCAACCCACCTTTCAGGTCCGACGATATTGCGGCCCAGCGCGAGCCACTGGGACCGAGAGAGCCGCACGGCGCGAGTGCCGCGGCATATGAAAACTCTCCTGAGCAAAATCGCCCTGAAGACGGAGGAGTGACTCGCTTAGTAAATTCGCTCGATAAGTTAATTAACAAAGTAAATCAAACAAAGACGGAGCTGCCGACCTTCGACGGCAAGTCATATTTGGATTGGTTAGCTTTAAAAAGAGTTTACGAAAATAAAGCAAATAGTTTCTCGCCTACTGAAAATTTAGCTAGGTTATCGCGCGCCCTACGTGGGACCGCGCGCGAGGCCGTAGCGGGCCTGCTGGCAGCAGCCCGCGACCCCGCCGCGGTGGTGGCCGCGCTCGACGCGCGCTTCGGCCGTCCCGAGCTTGTCGTCATGCATGAAGTGACGGCGGTGCGTGCCCTACCTAAGGTAAGCTACGACGGTAAGGACCTAGTGATTTTCGCAAGTCGTATTCGTAACTGCGTAGAGGTAATCCGCATGTTAAATAAGCCCGACCATTTACGCTCCCCTGAGCTGTTCCAAGCACTGTGGAGCAAGCTGCCTGCGCTGCTGCGTCCGCGGTGGTTGGATTATGCTCATTCGCGCAATGGTAGCGCTTCAAAAATTGAAATGTTTGCCGATTTCCTCTCGCACGAAGTCGACCTGCAATGCCGATTTGGAGGCGCGGTTGACTACACACCGGCTCTAACTTCCCGGCCGATTGGTGGTAGGGACAGAGTTAACATTATCGCTGAAAATAATCATTCGTCTGATAGCATTTCAACATCATTAAATAGTAATGATTCTAGCAATAATTGTtcattatgtaaacaaaaccaTGACTTATTTGATTGTGACAAGTTCGTCAAACTGTCAATAAATGATAGGTGGCAATTTAtcaaaaagaataaaatatgtcATAGGTGTTTGAAAAAAGGtttccataaaaacaaaacttcaTGTATGAAAAAAGTATGTAGCGTAGAAGGTTGCGAATTGCGTCATCATAAGTTGTTGCACGGGTCTAAATTTGAACGCGTCGTTACTGCGCACGTCGACGCGGAGGACAACGACGGCGCCGCCGACGACGACTCCGACGACGACGACGAGCAAGTGCCATCGACGTCTGGCGTGATCGCGCCCGCGGCCCCCAGCCTACCCGAAGCGTCCGTTGCAGCTCCACTGCCTGACGACTCGGAACACGATATTCTGACGCATGCGACCTCTTCATCGCCCGAACTGCCTTCCGTACGGCCGTTGTTAAAAGTAGTTGCCGTCACCGTGTCCGGACCCTCTGGTAGCGTTGACACATTCGCGTTATTGGACGATGGGTCCTCAGGAACGTATATTGATTCCAAAATTTCTTCTCGAATTGGAGTGAAGACCTGCGATAGGCTAATTCACGTAGATTGCGTACTTGGCTTGAGCAAGGACGTTAAAGTACAGTATGTCAATTTTAATATACAGGGTCGTCATTCAACCGAAGTTCACTCTATTACAAAGGCTAGATCGATTAACGGTTTAGATGCTGCGCGGCAGTGTGCGCATCAAGATAGTGTGCGCAAATACCTTTACTTAGCTGACATAGCCGGTCAATTTTGCTACGGGGACATAAAGCCCATGCTGATTATAGGACTTGACAATTGGCATTTGTCATTTGCTACAGACGTGCGCAAAGGAACCAAGACACAACCTGCAGCTATTTTAACAGCTCTTGGCTGGGTTTTGTTTGGTTGCGGTTGCAGCAAGACTAAACGAGTTGACGTTGTCAACCATATCACAGTAAGCAAGCCTGACTCCGATAGCGATCGTTTTACTCTAGAACAGCTTATTAGGGAGCAATTTAAGATCGATTCAATTGGTATATCGAAAAAAGAGGCCCGCAATGCTGACGATGAGCGTGCCATACAAGTACTAGAGAGCACGGCTCACCGTCTGCCAGTTGGCCGTTTTGAAGTAGGATTACTATGGAAGGCTGATAATCTGGATATTCCTGATAGTTACAAGTTAGCACTGTCCAGATTCCTCAGCTTAGAAAAGAAAATGAGTAAAGATCCTCGCTATGCTGAACGTTATCGTCGCAATATTCATGACATGTTAACCAAAGAATACGCTGAACAATGTTCTTCCAGCCCTGCTTCTGGACGTCCTGTTTGGTACCTTCCTCATTTTGGCGTGATTAACCCAAATAAACCCAATAAGTTGCGAACGGTACACGACGCAGCTGCGAAATCTTACGGCGTGTCATTAAACTCTTTGTTATTGACTGGCCCTGATCTTTTGCAACCTTTGTTAGGTATTCTAATGCGTTTTCGTGAGGGTGCCGTCGCTTTAAACGCTGACATTCGTGAAATGTTTCCGCAGatcaaaattattgaaaaaGATAGAGACGCGCAAAGATTTCTGTGGCGAGATACCCCTGGTGATCTGATTAAAACGTATCGCATGTCATCCATGATTTTCGGCGCCGCGTCGAGCCCATTTACAGCCATacacataaaaaacaaaaatgcttTAGAATGGCAGGAAACTTACCCTGACGCGGCTCGAGTAATCATCGACGACCATTACATGGACGATTGCATCACTAGCTTAGACGACGTCGGCAAAGCTGCCAAGCTGGCAGCTGATATTTACACCGTACATGCTCACGCTGGTTTCGAGATGCGCGGCTGGACGTCGAATAATCCTAGTGCGCTTTCGTTGTTACCTAAAGAATCTTTGCTCGAGGTGCCTCACTCTACTAATGTTGACGTAGAATTAGGTCGCCTGGCTACGCCCGTTCGCACGCTAGGTCTTATCTGGCAACCCGCTAACGACCTGATTGGTTTTAATACTGGCATTAGGAATGATACCGTGTTGCCAGAGAAGCTAACAAAGCGAGAGGTTCTAGTGCACGTAATGAGAATTTATGATCCGCTTGGAATCCTTGCACCAATCGTCGTTCGTGGTCGTATTATGTTTCAAGACGCTTGGCGCAAGGGTTTGAACTGGGACCAAGAGCTCTCTCAACGTGACAGCGCCGCGTGGAAGTTATGGTTTCAAGACCTGATCTCCACTTCCAGTTTACAGATACCACGCCGCTATAACTTGAGCGGTCTCGAGGTAGTAGAGTGCGAATTACATGTGTTTTCGGATGCTAGTGAGTCCGCCTTTGCTGCTGTGGCCTATTGGCGCTTTCTATATGTGAATGGTGATGTAAGGCTCTCCCTTATCTGCAGTAAAGTCCGCGTGTCTCCAATTAGACCTGTCTCTATTCCTCGTTTAGAACTTCAGGGTGCTCTAATGGCCGCGCGCCTTGCCACATCGATATGCGAAGCTCATCGACTGAAGCCAATGAGACGCGTTTTCTGGTGCGACTCAATGACTGCACTGGGTTGGCTTCGTAGTGATGCGCGCACCCTTAAACCCTTTGTATCTCATAGAGTTGGCGAGATACTGGAGCTTACCAACATCAGCGAGTGGCATTGGATACCGAGCGACCTAAACGTAGCCGATGATGCTACACGTGCCAAACGTTTTGTGCTCTCTCCAGAATCTCGCTGGATCTCTGGGCCTACCTTTCTCCTTTCCTCGGACTGGCCCGCTGAACCGCAAATTGATGTCAGCGGATTGGGCCGCGAAGAGTATAAAAACATCATTCATCTTATCACCGAGACTGATCTGCCCGCACCAATCTCTGCGGATCCAAGTCGATTCAGCTCATGGCTGAGAATGGTGCGAGCAACGGCAAAGGCGCATCAATTCATATCATTATTGCGAATGCGTAGTATGAGCAGACGAGGCGTAAACTGCAACCTTCCTCGTCTTGAAGGACTCTTATGTACCTTCCACCCAACTTGCACATCCTCTCCTGGTACCTCTAATCCCCCTAATATCCCACCAAGAATAACCGCGACTGATTTACGTCTAGCCGAGTGCCATATTTTGCGGCAAAGCCAACTGGATTCCTTCAAAGAGGATATTTTGCGGATAAAGAACCGAGACCCGTTGCCACGAAGCAGCCGCCTTTTCAAACTGTCCCCCTTCATAGATGACAAAGATCAACTTCGAATGTGCAGTCGTATAGTCGCAGCAACAGGCGTCCATGATGAAGTTAAACGACCACTGATTTTAGACGGAAAACATCCAGCAGTACGTCTCCTAATAGCCAGATATCATCAAAAAGCTGGCCATGCTAACAAAGAAAAGGTTTTGAACGAGCTCCACCAAAGATTTTGGATTTTAGGCCTAAGAAATGCTGTCCGTGTAGTGGCCCATGACTGCCAGTTTTGCAAACTTCACCGTGCCAGAACGTTTCAACCACCGACGGGAGATCTACCGGAGTCTCGCTTGGCTCATCATCAAAGGCCATTCTCTTTCGTCGGCCTGGACTACTTTGGACCCATACTTGTTTCGGTTGGTCGAAGAAGGGAGAAGCGCTACGTTGCCCTATTTACGTGCCTCGTCATCCGCGCCGTACATCTTGAAGTGGTACACAGTTTATCGACGGATGCGGCCATAATGTGTCTACGCCGTTTTATTTCTCGTCGAGGGACACCACAAGAGATCTGGTCAGACCACGGAACAGCCTTTGTTGGGGCAAACAGGGAGTTACGAGCTCTTTACGGCGACTCTGTTGAAGATTTTGCTGCTAACGAATCAATCAATTGGCGTTTCATTCCTCCCGCAGCACCTTTTATGGGTGGAGCGTGGGAGCGGTTAGTTCGCAGTGTTAAAGAGGCTTTAAAAGTGACCCTCAGAGAACAGGCTCCTTCAGACGAAGTTTTAAGAACACTTTTGGCGGAGGCTGAAGCCCTAGTGAATACAAGACCACTAACCCATGTGTCACTCGATGCCGACGCTGATGAGGCTCTAACACCGGCCCATTTTACACTTACATCTCCATCTGGGCGCCCATTTCCCGCTACCCTCACCGATGCCGATCTTCTTAGTCGAAACCAGTGGCGCAGAGCAGTCAGGCTAGCTGACCATTTCTGGCAGCGCTGGGTCAAGGAATACCTGCCCTGCTTGTCACCACGTGTAGGAGGAGGGTCACCGCCTAATGTTGCAGTGGGTGATGTTGTGATCATTTGTGATTGCAACCTTCCTAGAGGCTCGTGGCCCAAGGGTCGCGTGACCGCCGTATACCCCGGCAGAGACGGGATCGTTAGAGTGGCGGATGTTGCTACCGCCGCTGGAATCTTACGCCGACCCCTAAAGAAGCTCGCGAAAGTCCTTGTCTCTACTTAA